TATTCTATATATTTGTAGACTACTTATGCCCTCAAAATACATTGTTCAGAATATATTTTAGATCAAATCTTGCAATTTACAAGCCTAGTCTCTTGCCTCATTTTGTTTGAGCAATACCGCCACGCCTGTAGGTGGTGGTAAAGCTCCGTGGTCCAATGTGCATGCACAAAACGACGTGTTAACACGTCGTTttaagctgtgtcccaattcgggggctgcaACCTTCTTATGGTTGCGGACTTAAAAATGAGGACATGTtcttcaaagcacgcagcctcaaaagtccaagaaACCGAACTGAAATGAGATGCTCTAGCCTCGCAGAGGATTTCCTAGTTGCGTCATGCTCATGTTGTGTGATGACAGCAGCAGGATACAGCAGAGACGTTgctgacttttttaaacaaatacgcagccagaaaaattatattttattttagagaatatgacacgtttatgtagatcccaacagtatattaaattattaaaaatattaaaacactgaaatggatCGATTTTGTGAAGTACATCCTTTttttaactaaagttttgaatgattatttagAAATTTCAAGCCGTTATAGgcgcaatgaatctcgggatagccTAAActgtgaaggatacattcgttctatccttaaaaCCCGCAGAAATAAGGCCGCATTTAGGGGCTGCATTTGAAGCAACCGTTGAATCGGGAcagccttcagtcgcgctgctgtgacgcaatcggtcttaaaatgcagccttcaaagaAGCAAGCTGCTTCAAtgcagcccccgaattgggacacagccttAAACTACGCGTTAGTTTCGCACGTTTTGTCCTCGTTGGCCTTCCATACATCTAAACTACATGATTGTTAAACTTGCCAAAAAAAAcacggttgcgtgatgacgtcagactcgagcCAAGGATTTAATGAGAGCCGTGCAAATTCCTCGAAATACAGATAACGAAAAGACTAAGAGAGCAATATCACGTCTAAACTAGGGAATAATTagccattttgtattgtttaaaacgTGTACTATGTTAAATGCAGCAGCATGTCATCACCCAAACCACTGTCCCagtaagcccattgcacattgagtccgaaatttgcgtccgaaatttccgcacgttaaaaaatgaatacgacctcacgttgtgtcaatcacatttacacactgcctccgatattttcgtccgtcataaaaaaattcggaccgggttcgattttctgcgttttcgcatccgtatcaagcattttgagtggccttttttaacaattcagagacaccgtacaaacgagagccaaatacgaaaaaacgcatacgaaaatttcggactcagtgtgcaaagacctttagagGTCATTAGCGTCATAGTACTACAGGTGGGCAACACTTTTATATGAACCCTTTTATTTAATGGacagtttatttgtttaatgcaAAGTAGTCATACTTTTAGTATACATATGAAATTAAGTaattatgtttttgtaaaattataAGTAATAAGAGGAAATGTAGAGcaaaaatgtgttgaaatggttttaatttttttttccgCCAGGGAGTGCAGGAAAAGCAGAGGAACGAATTACATCCATGTCAGCAAAGCTAGTGACAGGGAGCGCATAGTCATATTTCTGGTCAGGGCGAGAGATCAACCAGGTCACAACTCGACCGGGTTAATCGTTTCGGGgaattttatgcatttattgacATACTCACAATATCACAACAGATGTAAAGtaaacagcaaaataaaaataaatgaacacaatCACAAAGATTCTtccttattatttttattttaaaaatctttcaaaTGTCAACCAAAAGCCATTACTTTTACTGCAATCTAGGAACTGTAAAACATGCCCGACCAATCAATGttataataaagaaaacaacacaatctgtttaactaaacaaaaactTATTTTCTAGTGCTCAGGAGATTCACCCTTCTGTTGAACTCTCAAAACAAAATCTCTGAACATTCTCCATGTGTATAAATGCACCAGCtaaaattttgagtttttgacATTCACTCTGTCTTTGATAACAGACAAGTCATATATAACAAGCTTACTTTCCATAAGTACAAAGGAGAATATATAAATCACATCTTCAAAGACCTGTACTTTTCCATCCAATAATATCCTTGCATATTTCTCTGAAATATAAATACTGTTCTGCGAGTGTAAATTAACTAAATCTGCTTTAGTGTTGATATGCTGAATGCAGAAAAAAACTATGCATGATATTTCTAGAGGTGAGTAGATAAACAAAACAGGCAAAGCAAAGACAGCCTGTTTTCTACAGCCCTCTAGATTCACACTCAATTATATTCATAGAAATTACATCCAAaactttaaaacagtttattccaGAGATCCACACACTGGATCAGTTCACCCACTTCAGAGGGCAGAAGCAAGGATGGATTGAGCCTGGTTGTCAGCCAGAGACAGAGCATTAGTGTGGGCAAGAGACCAGAACATGATGGTTGTATTAGTTGGCTTTGGCTCGAAGCTGGGCTCTTTTTCCAGTGACGGCCTGGAAACCGGTCTTGATGCTTGCTACAGAGCAACGAGAGTGACAGGTTTCACACTGCAGGAAGTAGAGCCGCGTGTCCTTCTGAAGAATTGTATCCGGTGAGCGGCAAGTATGACATGTCACATATTCCTCTGTGAAAACAAAACGTTGTTAAGAACAGCAGCATTCTAGCATAACACCGCATAAATAACTAAACTTTTGCCGAGCATACAATAATACTTTGTTCTTTATAAACCAGGAAAAATTCTAACATTCATAGAAATGTCTCTTTAGCCAGGTAAAACAATTTAGCTATGGTGTTTATCCAGTGCTATAAGAGGACCAGTACTGACTGCCAGACGTGGATTAATGCGTAGGCTTGCCTAGGCTGCATCCTAGGGCCCCACCTGTTTAGGGACATCTGATTggccagattttttatttattttaaatttacttcagctcgaacaaaaaaaatagaccctcattggcccataagaaatataacaaaaaataagccgGTGATTGATAGATGTGACATTTGGGTCACATCTGTACAATCAGCTGCTGGTGaaatcctgtcaatcattttcatttacgcCACTGCTATTGCTAGATGGCATagcggcaaaatgtctgaaagaaaGTAcatagtggaacacaaaaacgGAAAACACGAAGTTTAAAAGAACAACTAAGATGGCAGCAGGAGGACTGGCAGCTCGCATTGGCTAATATCGGTGCTGCGGTTGAAACAACTGCAGTGGGATCCAGATGTTGCAGAAGTTAGCTCATCATGCAATCGGGAATATTTCAGGGAGTTATTCCACAATGACACGCATATTATACAGGTTGGTTTTTACGTAtggctttgttttatacacagtttatgtattgcacagtggtttgtgtctcagtaaagatccaccgaggcgtttttaGGGGACGTTAATGTTTAGCGTATACTTGTATAACACTGAAGCTTGCGCTCTCCTGGTTTTtgccgttgctaagcaaccaggAATGTAGAGGAAACACAGTAGTATTtgctgtctctgtgtgtgtatccGACTGCGATTGTTCCCGACACCCCTCGCAGCGTTGGTTTGGTgtctcagcttgattctatTGAACCCTGGTGCATTTGCATTCATCTTACATCAACACGAACGTGCATGTCACATGATAGTAAACAGAACACAggtcaatatattgtgttttttattcacttgaTGCTATTATGCGCAGCGCAGAGTAAACAACACTTGGTCTCACTGTGTGTTTGCTTAcagagctttctgctgcttgcaaacagactatttatcaggactatttttaaatctggaaaCATGGTATTACCATTCATTTGCCGCTCTGATTCCACGCGCAAAACAATGCAGGCTCACTCTTGCTCAAATCCAAGGTAAATTACTAACGCTATCTtctcttacatgtgttttattgaagtaaaacattgaAGATTACATCTTCGATGTAATTGGCTAAAGCGCATGCGCAGGGTTCCGTACCCTGGTGCGCCCCTGAGTTCGCATGCCACCCTTTACATTTGCgatttttcatgcaaaccgtgccccgttccgaactaaactgCAAGTGTGAAAGCCACCTAAGGGCGGCCTCACCCAAAgtgcagcctaggggcccctgACCACCTTAATGGGCCCCTGACCACCTTAATCCGCCCCTGCCGACTGCGGTTATAATACAGTTTTTGCATAATCACAGGTTTGAAGTAATTGGGGTAAATCAGaagggcttttcacacttgaaatcgTTAACCCGGGTTATTCTTTACCCCAGGTAAACAGAATCCTGGGTTATCTGTTTCACACTGCTTATAATTTACCAGGGGTTAAGAGATAACCCTGGGTATTCATAACCTGATGTTTCACACTGTACATCACTAAACCCTGGGTTAACATTCCTATTCCGCATCTGGGGAAAACTTATGCCTTGTAAATCCTTTTTGGCTGTTTTAAGCCTCCTAAGACGTTACCTAATGGTTAGaaagtcggactcgtgaccagaaggttgccggttcgattctcagggcctgcgggtaacgactgaggtgcccttgagcaaggcaccttacccccacttgctccccgggcgctgcagtgatgctccgggtgtacgtgtgttcacaacTTGCTGTGcatgttcactactctctggatgggttaaatgcagaggtcacatttcgggtatgggtcaccatacctgacaaataggtcactttcactttctcaaataaataaaaactcaaaGGATTGTTTACACAGTGCACAGAGTTTCTGTGACTGTAAACATGTGAAATGCTGTTCAGTTTTTAATTGGGTGTCCGTTGCCAAGCATCTGGTCGTATCATTCTATCCCCTGCATTCTATCTGGTCGTATCATTCTACCCCTGCACACGTACTGCACACGTTGGCACCGCAATGCGGGTTTCATAACCCCGAGTAAAATGCGGGGATAACCCCGCttcaaaattattcaaaaagTGTGAAACGTTCGTTTACCTGGGTTAAGAATGAAGATAACCCGGGGGTTAAGtgcagtgtgaaaagccctatATTGAACTATTGGTGGTGTAATTGTATTTACATAGCTGACATCCTGTAGAATAAATGCAATAATACAATGCATCGTTTTATCTACAAGTCAACCTTTTACTTTGTGCTTGTATTCGCAAAATACGATATCTCTGTGACTTACTTATATATCTTCTCAAAACATTCTctatttgtttctgttgaaaacgTCCTTTGATCACAAGCTGGTTATTTCCATCTATCGACCCGCTAAAAAGAGCAAACAAACCATTTACAAAATCACTTTCCACCTTTACAAAACCACACAATTGAAAACAACGGAATTTAAAGGTTTACCTCGTTCCTAACTCGGCTAACAGGAAGGCCAAAAGATGCTTGGGCTGTCGATGCAACCTGCcgatacacaaacaaaaacgaATTTAATAGCAAAAAGGCCAATATTATTGAGAAATTAGGCCTGTTAGTAAAGTTTAcatatacagccatggaaaaaatgaagagtccatttcaaaattgttttcagtttttctgaatttactatttataggtacgtgttaaaagtaaaattatcatttttgtttcattctgtgaactactaacaacatttctcccaaatttaaaataaaaatattgtttctatttgcatttattagcagaaaatgaaaaatggggaaacaggccaaaataacagaaaatatggtctgtatttttcagacctcaaatagtgcaaagaaaacaagtttatattcacttttaagcaatacaacggTCATATTTaagtgataacctcgatttttatcacggttttcatgtgtcttgactttgtcactcctgaggtttgattttgtttaaaaccAACAGACAATGGACTGGAATGACCCCAATAATGCTGATTGGAGCGgtctcttaaaggggtcatatggcacgaacacgtgCTTttctgtgttataagttgcccatgcatgtaatagatggaacaaaagatgctttggaacctgatgttccaaatatggtaagaggcgttacatttccatcacacgcttgcagtattggaccaatcactacgcactggttaactggccaatcatagcacacctcgcttttcagagcgatgagctttgttaaaaatctgcgtgtttcagagaggcggggcaaagaggagatacagacATGCTTGGTATGttgaaaatacagcgtttttgaaccttaaatcgtgtataaacATTGCACCATCgtaccataatattcgttttagccgcgtCATATCACTCCTTAAATTTTGTCAACGGCTGTCTGTCATTCGTTGGACTACTTCCCAGAAAAGATTCAACCAAACTTTTAgtataaaattgcagttattTGTATTTGTCTTTATATAAATTTAAACGTTTGGACTAACAGTTTGCAGATGTCAGTAAAGTTGACGAAGGATGTTTTCTTGGTCCCAACTCGGACCACCTGAGGAGGCTTCATCACAAACTTTCTCTTCTCACCCGCCACCATATCAGGATTCTTCTCCCTCATGATGTTAAACACTCGGCTTAACAACTGTAAAAGGACACAGAAGGCTGAAGCAAACCTACATCTAGATGTCTTGAGCAGAGTAGAAGAGATGTGTGAGACAGACATTTCTGTCTTGTGTATTCTGCCTCGTATTATTATCATACCTCATCATACGTGTAGTCTCTCTCTGAACCTGCCCATGCTGGACCCGACAGTGAGCTGAATGTGATGCCATCAGTGTTTTTATCATCCTCAGTgactataaataatacatatttaagttATGTGGAGTTCAGATCACATTCATACATGTATCAAAGCACTACTGACCATCATAGTGTGACAAACTActactatttatttttactgATATTAAtcaaataataacaaattgtGTCTATCTTCATACCATCATCTTTTTCAACAGTGTCACTTTCTTCAATAAATTCCACTTTTTTAGCTTTCTTTTTCTTAGCTGGTAGCATCAGGTCCAAATCCTCTTCCTCCATCAACTCCTGTTGTTCTCCTTCGATTTTCAGCTCCTGGTCACCATACAATCAAAATTAGGAGTCAATAGAATAGAAAATCACTCAAATCTTCAAAAAAAATGAGATTATGAAAACCAAACG
Above is a genomic segment from Triplophysa rosa linkage group LG17, Trosa_1v2, whole genome shotgun sequence containing:
- the LOC130568557 gene encoding eukaryotic translation initiation factor 2 subunit 2-like isoform X2, coding for MSEDEILFDPTTSKKKKKKKKPFMLDEDGDGLGEEVQQAEQREVEPEAGEEREMELDEDEFKKKEPSDDLDDLNFFNQKKKKKKPKKVFDNDIEEGMKELKIEGEQQELMEEEDLDLMLPAKKKKAKKVEFIEESDTVEKDDVTEDDKNTDGITFSSLSGPAWAGSERDYTYDELLSRVFNIMREKNPDMVAGEKRKFVMKPPQVVRVGTKKTSFVNFTDICKLLHRQPKHLLAFLLAELGTRGICDMSYLPLTGYNSSEGHAALLPAV
- the LOC130568557 gene encoding eukaryotic translation initiation factor 2 subunit 2-like isoform X1 — encoded protein: MSEDEILFDPTTSKKKKKKKKPFMLDEDGDGLGEEVQQAEQREVEPEAGEEREMELDEDEFKKKEPSDDLDDLNFFNQKKKKKKPKKVFDNDIEEGMKELKIEGEQQELMEEEDLDLMLPAKKKKAKKVEFIEESDTVEKDDVTEDDKNTDGITFSSLSGPAWAGSERDYTYDELLSRVFNIMREKNPDMVAGEKRKFVMKPPQVVRVGTKKTSFVNFTDICKLLHRQPKHLLAFLLAELGTSGSIDGNNQLVIKGRFQQKQIENVLRRYIKEYVTCHTCRSPDTILQKDTRLYFLQCETCHSRCSVASIKTGFQAVTGKRAQLRAKAN